A window from Gorilla gorilla gorilla isolate KB3781 chromosome 21, NHGRI_mGorGor1-v2.1_pri, whole genome shotgun sequence encodes these proteins:
- the TCF15 gene encoding transcription factor 15 encodes MAFALLRPVGAHVLYPDVRLLSEDEENRSESDASDQSFGCCEGLEAARRGPGPGGGRRAGGGGAGPVVVVRQRQAANARERDRTQSVNTAFTALRTLIPTEPVDRKLSKIETLRLASSYIAHLANVLLLGDSADDGQPCFRAAGSAKSAVPAAADGGRQPRSICTFCLSNQRKGGGRRDLGGSCLKVRGVAPLRGPRR; translated from the exons ATGGCGTTCGCGCTGCTGCGGCCCGTCGGCGCGCACGTGCTGTACCCGGACGTGCGGCTGCTGAGCGAGGACGAGGAGAACCGCAGCGAGAGCGACGCGTCGGACCAGTCGTTCGGCTGCTGCGAGGGCCTGGAGGCGGCGCGGCGCGGCCCGGGCCCCgggggcgggcggcgggcgggcggcggcggcgcgggccCCGTGGTGGTGGTGCGACAGCGGCAGGCGGCCAACGCGCGGGAGCGGGACCGCACTCAGAGCGTGAACACGGCCTTTACGGCGCTGCGCACGCTCATCCCCACCGAGCCGGTGGACCGCAAGCTGTCCAAGATCGAGACGCTGCGCCTGGCGTCCAGCTACATCGCGCACCTGGCCAACGTGCTGCTGCTGGGCGACTCGGCCGACGACGGGCAGCCGTGCTTCCGCGCCGCCGGCAGTGCCAAGAGCGCCGTCCCCGCCGCCGCCGACGGCGGCCGCCAGCCGCGCTCCATCTGCACCTTCTGCCTCAGCAACCAGCGCAAGGGG GGTGGCCGTCGTGACCTGGGGGGCAGCTGCTTGAAGGTGAGGGGGGTGGCCCCCCTTCGAGGGCCACGGAGATGA